One region of Mucilaginibacter sp. 14171R-50 genomic DNA includes:
- the secY gene encoding preprotein translocase subunit SecY, translating into MKKLFTTLSNIWKIEDLRVRIINTLLFLLIYRVGSFVVLPGVNAAALNASQNKEGLLGLLNMFAGGSFSRSSIMALGVMPYISASIVVQLLGIAVPYFIKLQKEGESGRNKINQWTRYLTIGITAVQAVAYLKSQITPDAMLIGNPYFTVLNTCVLTAGTLFVMWLGEKITDKGIGNGISLIIMVGIIAQLPSAFIVEFQSRTGGPGGLITFIVEIVALLGVVMFTILIVQGTRKIAVQYAKRIVGNKQYGGVRQYIPLKVNAAGVMPIIFAQALMFIPATVSSFFPSVSTNSFLMALSNYNSWQHNLIFGILIILFTYFYTAITVNPNQMADDMKKNGGFIPGIKPGKSTADFIDGVISKITLPGSIFLAIVAIIPAIASLVGVSSIFSRFFGGTSLIILVGVVLDTLQQIESHLLMRHYDGLMKTGRIKGRASIPTASGATPPVI; encoded by the coding sequence ATGAAGAAATTATTCACCACATTATCCAATATCTGGAAAATTGAAGATCTAAGAGTGCGTATTATAAACACACTCTTATTTCTTTTGATATATCGCGTAGGTTCGTTTGTTGTTTTACCGGGTGTAAACGCCGCAGCACTTAATGCCAGCCAAAACAAAGAAGGGCTTTTAGGGCTGTTAAACATGTTTGCCGGTGGCTCGTTCTCTCGCTCGTCTATTATGGCTTTGGGTGTTATGCCTTATATTTCTGCATCCATTGTTGTGCAGTTATTGGGTATTGCAGTGCCATACTTTATTAAATTGCAGAAGGAAGGCGAAAGCGGACGTAACAAGATAAACCAGTGGACACGCTACCTTACAATAGGTATTACCGCGGTACAGGCTGTTGCGTATTTAAAATCGCAGATAACCCCGGATGCAATGCTTATTGGTAACCCTTACTTCACCGTATTAAATACGTGTGTATTAACTGCGGGTACCCTGTTTGTAATGTGGCTGGGCGAAAAAATCACCGATAAAGGTATTGGTAACGGTATATCGCTTATCATCATGGTGGGTATTATTGCACAACTGCCAAGCGCCTTTATTGTGGAGTTTCAATCGCGTACCGGTGGGCCGGGTGGTTTAATTACCTTTATTGTTGAAATTGTAGCGTTGCTTGGTGTAGTAATGTTTACCATACTTATAGTACAGGGCACACGTAAAATAGCTGTACAATATGCCAAACGTATTGTTGGTAACAAGCAGTATGGCGGTGTACGCCAGTACATACCTTTAAAGGTAAATGCTGCAGGCGTAATGCCTATTATATTTGCCCAGGCCTTAATGTTTATACCCGCAACGGTATCAAGCTTCTTTCCGTCTGTTTCAACAAACAGCTTTTTAATGGCCTTGTCAAATTATAACTCATGGCAGCATAATTTGATATTTGGTATATTAATTATATTGTTCACCTACTTTTATACAGCTATTACAGTTAACCCAAACCAAATGGCTGATGATATGAAAAAGAACGGCGGGTTTATTCCTGGTATTAAACCAGGTAAATCAACGGCTGATTTTATTGACGGGGTTATCTCTAAAATAACATTGCCTGGTTCTATTTTCTTAGCCATTGTAGCTATTATACCTGCAATAGCCAGTTTAGTAGGTGTTAGCAGCATCTTTTCAAGATTTTTTGGTGGTACATCATTGATCATCCTGGTGGGTGTGGTATTAGATACATTGCAGCAAATTGAAAGCCATTTGTTAATGCGCCATTACGATGGTTTGATGAAAACAGGCAGGATAAAAGGCCGTGCAAGTATCCCTACAGCTTCGGGTGCTACACCACCGGTTATCTAA
- the rplO gene encoding 50S ribosomal protein L15: MNLSNLKPAEGSTKNRKRIGRGTGSGRGGTSTRGHKGAGSRSGTSTKVGFEGGQMPLQRRVPKVGFKNPNRVEYVGVNLDVLQALTEKFSLEAVDFAILKEHGLVSRNDLVKILGRGELKAKLEVKAHAFTATAQKAIEAAGGTIVKL, translated from the coding sequence ATGAATTTAAGTAATCTTAAACCTGCAGAAGGTTCTACTAAAAATAGGAAAAGAATTGGCCGTGGTACAGGTTCTGGCCGTGGCGGTACATCAACCCGTGGCCATAAAGGCGCAGGTTCGCGTTCAGGTACATCTACCAAGGTAGGTTTTGAGGGCGGCCAGATGCCATTACAGCGCCGTGTGCCTAAGGTAGGCTTTAAAAATCCTAACCGTGTAGAGTATGTTGGTGTTAACCTTGATGTATTGCAAGCTTTAACCGAGAAGTTCTCGTTAGAGGCGGTTGATTTTGCCATACTGAAAGAACACGGCTTAGTTTCGCGTAACGATCTTGTTAAGATACTGGGCCGTGGCGAATTAAAAGCCAAATTAGAAGTTAAAGCACACGCATTTACTGCTACTGCACAAAAAGCTATTGAAGCAGCCGGCGGAACTATTGTAAAGTTGTAA
- the rpmD gene encoding 50S ribosomal protein L30 encodes MSKIKITQIKSVIDRSERQKKTVEALGLKKINHSVEVEATAAIIGMVRKVNHLVAVENI; translated from the coding sequence ATGTCGAAAATTAAAATAACACAAATTAAAAGCGTTATCGACAGAAGCGAGCGCCAGAAAAAAACTGTTGAGGCTTTAGGCCTTAAGAAAATTAACCACAGCGTGGAAGTTGAAGCCACTGCAGCTATTATTGGTATGGTTAGAAAAGTTAACCACTTGGTAGCAGTAGAAAATATTTAA
- the rpsE gene encoding 30S ribosomal protein S5 produces the protein MSTINIKRVKTSEIELKDRLVSIQRVAKVTKGGRTFSFSAIVVVGDENGVVGYGLGKAKEVTEAIAKGIDDAKKNLVKVPIINSTIPHDQIGKFSGGFVYIKPAANGTGVIAGGAMRAVLESAGVHNVLAKSKGSSNPHNVVKATVSALSQLRDAHTVAQQRGISLGKVFNG, from the coding sequence ATGTCAACAATCAACATAAAAAGAGTAAAAACCAGCGAGATCGAATTAAAAGATCGCCTGGTTAGCATACAGCGTGTAGCCAAAGTAACCAAAGGCGGCCGTACTTTCAGCTTTAGTGCCATTGTGGTAGTAGGCGATGAGAATGGCGTTGTAGGTTACGGCTTGGGTAAAGCAAAAGAGGTTACCGAAGCTATCGCTAAAGGTATTGATGATGCTAAAAAGAACCTGGTAAAGGTTCCGATCATTAACAGCACCATCCCTCATGATCAGATAGGTAAATTTAGCGGTGGTTTTGTTTACATTAAACCAGCAGCTAACGGTACCGGTGTTATTGCCGGTGGTGCAATGCGTGCGGTATTAGAAAGTGCCGGTGTACACAATGTATTGGCAAAATCAAAGGGTTCGTCAAACCCGCACAACGTGGTTAAAGCAACCGTATCTGCATTATCGCAATTGCGCGATGCGCATACAGTAGCTCAACAGCGCGGTATTAGTTTAGGAAAAGTATTTAACGGATAA
- the rplR gene encoding 50S ribosomal protein L18 yields the protein MVMKLSRRDRIKKGIRKRLSGSSARPRLSVFRSNKGIYAQIIDDVSGKTIVSASSLSKDFVASGTTKSDQSVAVGKLVAEKAIAAGIKDVVFDRNGYLYHGRIKSLADGAREGGLNF from the coding sequence ATCGTCATGAAACTATCAAGAAGAGACAGGATTAAAAAAGGCATCAGAAAACGCCTTTCAGGTTCATCAGCACGCCCGCGTTTATCTGTATTCAGAAGCAACAAAGGCATCTATGCACAAATTATTGACGATGTATCAGGAAAAACCATTGTATCTGCTTCATCATTATCAAAAGATTTTGTAGCAAGCGGTACAACAAAGTCAGACCAATCTGTAGCTGTAGGTAAATTAGTAGCCGAAAAGGCCATTGCCGCAGGTATTAAAGATGTGGTTTTTGACAGGAATGGTTACCTGTATCACGGCCGTATCAAATCGTTGGCCGACGGTGCACGTGAGGGTGGTTTAAACTTTTAA